The sequence AGGCGGTCTGCGGTTTTCACGAGCGGAGATCCCCCGACCGACTCGTCACCGCCCGCCACTGCCTTCTGCAGTCCCCGGCCTCTCAGCGAGTGGTGGAAATCGTTGAGCGGACGCTGAACGAACGCCGACTGGGGCGCCGCCCGCGACCGGACCGCGTCACTGTTCGGGAGGGCCGCGCGACCGGCGATCGGCTGATCGCACTGCGCTGGGCGCGGGTTCCGCCGGACGCAGAGCGCTGGGCCGAGCACCTCGGCGCCGAAGCGACCACCGTGGTGGCACTCGGCGGTGGCCCGCTTACGGCCAGTCCGCTCACCGGTACCGGCACGTTCCGGGAACGGCTCGGGTCGTTCGAATTCGAACTCGGCCCCAACCAGTTTTTCCAAACCCACACGCGACAGGCAGAGCGAATGATCGAGTGGATCGCCGCCCACGTCGCCGCGATGGGCGCGGACCGGATCGTCGAGCTCTACGCCGGCTGCGGTGCGATCACGCTGTTTCTTTCGCGTGCTGCACGCGAGGTCACCGCGGTCGAGTCCGACGCGGAGTCCGTCGCCACGGCCGCCCGCTGCGCACAGCGTCACGGTGTTCTCAACGTCCGGTGGATCTGCGGCGACGCAGCGCGGATCGCGCGCGAGCTGTCCCGTGAACTCGTCCCGGACACGGTCGTCGCCGATCCGCCCCGCGCTGGTCTGCCCGCGGACCTGCGCACGCTGCTCGCCGGCGGTTGGGGGCGCAGCTGTGTGCTGGTCTCCTGCCACCCCCCCGCGCTGCTGCGAGACCTGAGGACACTGCTCGACGCGGGCTGGCAGCTCCAGGAACTCCAACCGT is a genomic window of Kiritimatiellia bacterium containing:
- the rlmD gene encoding 23S rRNA (uracil(1939)-C(5))-methyltransferase RlmD — translated: MCVDTFEPLRVVRIEKLVFGGDGLAHLDGQALFVPAVAPGETVEVRIVERRSHYARAVAVNILDPSPARRTPPCPVFGRCGGCDWLHLAPEAQIAAKQNILNEVFAPLRLPPGALRPIVPADETLWYRNKLSFSVGVVEGQAVCGFHERRSPDRLVTARHCLLQSPASQRVVEIVERTLNERRLGRRPRPDRVTVREGRATGDRLIALRWARVPPDAERWAEHLGAEATTVVALGGGPLTASPLTGTGTFRERLGSFEFELGPNQFFQTHTRQAERMIEWIAAHVAAMGADRIVELYAGCGAITLFLSRAAREVTAVESDAESVATAARCAQRHGVLNVRWICGDAARIARELSRELVPDTVVADPPRAGLPADLRTLLAGGWGRSCVLVSCHPPALLRDLRTLLDAGWQLQELQPFDMFPQTGHIEVVALLVRRTE